The proteins below are encoded in one region of Candidatus Binatia bacterium:
- a CDS encoding multidrug efflux RND transporter permease subunit — MNLSRPFILRPVATTLLMTALFLAGLVAYRQLPVAALPQVDYPTIQAVTFYPGAGPEVMASSVTAPLERQFGQMPGLQQMTSSSSGGSSIVTLQFNLDLGLDVAEQEVQAAINASGSYLPRDLPNPPVYSKVNPADAPILTLALTSDTLPLPRIEDLAETRLVQKIAELPGVGLVSVGGGQRPAVRVRANPTALASYALTLEDLRTAIATANVNQAKGGFDGPHQSYVIGANDQLLKSDEYARLIVAYRDNAPIKLSDVAEVVDDAENIHQAAWSNQVPAVLLNVQRQPGANVIEVVDRIEHLLPQLEATLPSSVRVEVLTDRTTTIRASIKDVQFELMLAVALVVAVIFLFLRSLSATVIPAVAVPLSLVGAFGAMYLLGFSLNNLSLMALTISTGFVVDDAIVMIENIARYVEAGQSPREAALAGAEQVGFTILSLTVSLIAVLIPLLFMGDVVGRLFREFAITLGVTILLSAAVSLTLTPMMCVKLLRHTPEEQQGRFYRWTQSLQERTIDAYSRSLRWVLDRQRGTLVVAVTVLVFSLVLYVVVPKGFFPVQDTGVLIGISEAPQSISFAAMAERQQALARVILQDSAVASLSSFIGVDGTNTTLNSGRIQVNLKPLHERDAGATGVIARLQDKLRTVDGITLFLQPVQDLTVDDRVSRTQYQYSLEDADPAELAVWAPRLVTALRERPELRDVSSDQQDEGLRAVVDIDRSTASRLGIRPQAVDDTLYDAFGQRQVSTIFTQFNQYRVILEVGPAFREQPGGLDSIYVGAAGGAQVPLSAISHVTETVGPLSIGHQGQFPLVTLSFDVAPGVSLGEAVTAVEAATAKSGLPPSVQGSFQGTAQAFRASLVNEPLLILAALVTVYIVLGVLYESYIHPVTILSTLPSAGVGAILALLLCRQELTVVALIGIVLLIGIVKKNAIMMIDFALEAEREHGKSPEDAIFEACLLRFRPIMMTTMAAMLGALPLAVSHGVGAELRRPLGITIVGGLLVSQALTLYTTPVIYLAFDRLARRAGERRRPSDGPELATEAP; from the coding sequence ATGAACCTGTCGCGGCCTTTCATCCTGCGTCCGGTAGCGACGACGCTTCTGATGACCGCGCTGTTCCTGGCCGGACTCGTCGCCTACCGGCAGCTGCCGGTGGCCGCCCTGCCGCAGGTCGACTACCCGACGATCCAGGCCGTGACGTTCTACCCCGGCGCCGGGCCCGAAGTGATGGCCTCGTCGGTCACCGCACCGCTCGAGCGGCAGTTCGGGCAGATGCCTGGCCTGCAGCAGATGACGTCGTCGAGTTCGGGCGGCAGCTCGATCGTCACGCTGCAGTTCAACCTCGATCTCGGCCTCGATGTAGCCGAGCAGGAAGTCCAGGCCGCGATCAACGCCTCGGGCAGCTATCTGCCCCGCGACCTTCCGAACCCGCCGGTCTACAGCAAGGTCAATCCCGCCGACGCGCCGATCCTCACGCTCGCGCTCACTTCCGACACGCTGCCGCTGCCGCGAATCGAAGACCTCGCCGAGACTCGCCTCGTGCAGAAGATTGCCGAGCTTCCCGGCGTCGGCCTGGTCTCGGTCGGCGGTGGACAGCGGCCCGCCGTCCGCGTGCGCGCCAATCCGACTGCGCTTGCCTCCTACGCGCTGACGCTCGAGGACCTGAGAACCGCGATCGCGACCGCCAACGTGAACCAGGCCAAGGGCGGATTCGACGGGCCGCACCAGTCGTACGTGATCGGCGCGAACGACCAGCTGCTGAAGAGCGACGAGTACGCCCGCCTGATCGTCGCGTATCGCGACAACGCCCCGATCAAGCTCTCCGACGTCGCCGAAGTCGTCGACGACGCGGAGAACATCCACCAGGCAGCCTGGAGCAACCAGGTGCCCGCCGTGCTGCTCAACGTGCAGCGCCAGCCCGGCGCCAACGTCATCGAGGTCGTCGACCGCATCGAGCACCTGCTGCCCCAGCTCGAAGCCACCCTCCCCTCTTCCGTCCGCGTCGAGGTGCTCACGGACCGGACGACGACGATCCGCGCGTCGATCAAGGACGTGCAGTTCGAGCTGATGCTCGCGGTCGCGCTCGTCGTAGCGGTGATCTTCCTGTTCCTGCGCAGCCTGTCGGCCACGGTGATCCCGGCAGTGGCGGTTCCGCTGTCGCTCGTCGGCGCCTTCGGCGCGATGTACCTGCTGGGCTTCAGCCTGAACAACCTGTCGCTGATGGCGCTGACGATCTCGACGGGATTCGTCGTCGACGACGCGATCGTGATGATCGAGAACATCGCACGCTACGTCGAGGCCGGGCAATCCCCGCGCGAAGCCGCGCTGGCCGGCGCCGAGCAGGTAGGCTTCACGATCCTGTCGCTGACCGTCTCGCTGATCGCGGTGCTGATCCCGCTGCTGTTCATGGGCGACGTAGTCGGGCGACTGTTCCGGGAATTCGCGATCACCCTCGGAGTGACGATCCTGCTTTCGGCTGCGGTCTCGCTGACGCTGACGCCGATGATGTGCGTCAAGCTGCTGCGCCATACGCCCGAGGAGCAGCAGGGCCGCTTCTATCGCTGGACGCAGTCGCTGCAGGAGCGCACCATCGACGCCTACTCGCGATCGCTGCGCTGGGTGCTCGACCGGCAGCGCGGCACGCTGGTGGTCGCCGTCACGGTCCTCGTCTTCAGCCTTGTGCTGTACGTCGTCGTTCCGAAAGGGTTCTTCCCGGTGCAGGACACCGGCGTGTTGATCGGAATCTCCGAGGCCCCGCAGAGCATTTCGTTTGCGGCGATGGCCGAGCGCCAGCAGGCGCTGGCAAGAGTCATCCTGCAGGACAGCGCGGTGGCCAGCCTGTCCTCCTTTATCGGCGTGGACGGGACGAACACCACGCTCAACAGCGGCCGCATCCAGGTCAACTTGAAACCGCTGCACGAGCGCGACGCGGGCGCGACCGGGGTGATTGCCCGCCTGCAGGACAAGCTGCGCACGGTCGACGGAATCACGCTGTTCCTGCAACCGGTACAGGACCTGACGGTGGACGACCGCGTCAGTCGCACGCAGTACCAGTACAGCCTCGAAGACGCCGATCCGGCAGAGCTTGCCGTCTGGGCTCCAAGGCTGGTCACGGCCCTGCGCGAGAGGCCGGAGCTGCGAGACGTCAGCAGCGACCAGCAGGACGAAGGGCTGCGTGCCGTCGTCGACATCGACCGCAGCACCGCCTCGCGTCTCGGCATCCGGCCCCAAGCCGTCGACGACACGCTGTACGACGCTTTCGGCCAGCGCCAGGTCTCGACGATCTTCACGCAGTTCAACCAGTACCGCGTCATTCTGGAAGTCGGGCCCGCCTTCCGCGAGCAGCCGGGCGGTCTCGACTCGATCTACGTCGGCGCCGCAGGCGGCGCCCAGGTTCCGCTGTCCGCGATCAGTCACGTGACCGAGACGGTCGGCCCGCTGTCGATCGGACACCAGGGCCAGTTCCCGCTGGTGACGCTGTCGTTTGATGTCGCGCCGGGCGTTTCGCTCGGCGAGGCCGTCACTGCCGTCGAAGCCGCGACCGCGAAATCCGGCCTGCCGCCGAGCGTGCAAGGCAGCTTCCAGGGCACCGCGCAGGCGTTCCGTGCTTCCCTTGTCAATGAGCCGCTGCTGATCCTGGCCGCGCTGGTGACGGTCTACATCGTGCTCGGCGTCCTGTACGAGAGCTACATTCACCCCGTCACGATCCTGTCGACGCTGCCGTCGGCCGGCGTCGGCGCGATCCTCGCACTGCTGCTATGCCGGCAGGAGCTGACGGTCGTCGCGCTGATCGGCATCGTGCTGCTGATCGGCATCGTCAAGAAGAACGCGATCATGATGATCGACTTTGCGCTGGAAGCGGAGCGCGAGCACGGCAAGAGTCCCGAGGATGCGATCTTCGAAGCGTGCCTGCTGCGCTTCCGTCCCATCATGATGACGACGATGGCCGCGATGCTCGGCGCTCTGCCGCTCGCGGTCAGCCACGGTGTCGGTGCCGAGCTGCGCCGGCCTCTCGGCATCACGATCGTCGGTGGTCTTCTCGTGAGCCAGGCGCTGACGCTCTACACGACTCCGGTCATCTACCTCGCGTTCGACCGGCTGGCGCGCCGCGCCGGCGAGCGCCGCCGGCCGAGCGACGGGCCGGAGCTCGCGACGGAGGCCCCGTGA
- a CDS encoding multidrug efflux RND transporter permease subunit: MSVSAPFIRRPVGTTLLTLGLALAGAVGFWLLPVAPLPQVDFPTISVGAALPGASPETMASSVAAPLERQFSRIAGVTDMTSTSYLGQTSIVLQFDLARSIDGAARDVEAAINAARGDLPTNLPSNPTYRKVNPADAPVLILGMTSDTLSTGAMYDIGSTILQQKLAQVEGVGQVFVGGASLPAVRAELNPLALNKYGLSLADVRAALSTTSVNRPKGELTTGDRTWQIHSNDQLRTAEQYRPVVVAYHDGAPVRLSDVGTVDDSVEDLRNAGFLNGKPGVFVIIFRSPGANIIDTVDRVRAVLPQLAASVPASLNLSVVIDRTPPIRASLHDVEFALVLAVCLVTLVVFAFLRSPRSTLIPSVAVPVSLIGTFGCMYLLGYTLDSLSLMALTISTGFVVDDAIVVLENITRHIEEGVEPLQAALTGASEIGFTVLSMSASLVAVFLPILLMGGMVGRLFREFAVVLSIAITISLVLSLTTTPMMCAAFLRRSTTKRHNRIYRFFEAIFDGMHRFYEKTLGWALAHAPFILVLTLATVVANVALFVWIPKGFFPQQDNGRLTGTIQASQDSSFQAMRDRLSQVVDVIRRDPAVENVLGFTGGGGGSARNSARLFVALKPASERSLTADEVIGRLRGPLSKIPGAPTYMQAVQDLRVGGRISNGQFQYTLQGEKVSDLVEWAPKLVRALRETPGIVDVSSDQQDAGLEATLAIDRPTASRLGLTPLTIDDALYDAFGQRQVSILYTPLNQYHVVMEVDPRFWQDPGTLSRVYVSSPSGDQVPLSAFARFEPSATTLSVSHQGQFPAVTVSFNLLPGMAISQGVDALEAAASRIGMPPTIHGNFQGTAQAFQASASSTPLLILAALLTVYIVLGVLYESYVHPITILSTLPSAGIGAIVALLLSGLDLSVIAMIGILLLIGIVKKNAIMMIDFALEAERKRGRKPDVAIYEACLLRFRPIMMTTSAALLGALPLALDRGVGSELRRPLGIAIVGGLIVSQALTLYTTPVVYLYLERLRLWTRRHVLGGRRRHAAPEAV; the protein is encoded by the coding sequence GTGAGCGTCTCGGCGCCATTCATCCGTCGGCCGGTCGGAACCACGCTGCTGACTCTCGGCCTTGCGCTGGCCGGCGCCGTCGGATTCTGGCTGCTGCCGGTCGCGCCGCTGCCCCAGGTCGACTTCCCGACGATCTCGGTCGGCGCAGCGTTGCCGGGCGCGAGCCCGGAGACGATGGCGTCGTCCGTGGCCGCTCCACTCGAGCGCCAGTTCTCCCGCATTGCCGGCGTCACCGACATGACGTCGACGAGCTATCTCGGGCAGACGTCGATCGTCCTGCAGTTCGATCTGGCCCGCAGCATCGACGGCGCCGCACGCGACGTCGAGGCAGCGATCAATGCGGCGCGCGGCGACCTGCCGACGAACCTCCCGTCCAATCCGACGTACCGCAAGGTCAATCCCGCCGATGCTCCGGTGCTCATCCTCGGGATGACATCCGACACGCTGAGCACCGGCGCCATGTACGACATCGGCTCGACAATCCTCCAGCAGAAGCTCGCGCAGGTCGAAGGCGTGGGCCAGGTGTTCGTCGGCGGTGCATCGCTGCCCGCCGTGCGCGCCGAGCTGAACCCGCTGGCGCTCAACAAGTACGGCCTGAGCCTGGCAGACGTGCGGGCGGCGTTGTCGACGACCAGCGTGAACCGCCCCAAGGGCGAACTGACGACGGGAGACCGGACCTGGCAGATCCACTCCAACGACCAGCTCCGTACTGCCGAGCAGTACCGCCCGGTGGTTGTCGCCTACCACGACGGGGCGCCCGTACGATTGTCGGACGTCGGCACCGTCGACGATTCGGTCGAGGACCTTCGCAACGCGGGCTTTCTCAACGGCAAGCCGGGAGTATTCGTCATCATCTTCCGTTCGCCGGGCGCCAACATCATCGACACGGTCGACCGGGTGCGCGCGGTACTGCCGCAGCTGGCTGCGTCGGTGCCGGCCTCGCTGAACCTTTCGGTGGTCATCGACCGCACTCCGCCGATCCGCGCGTCGCTTCACGACGTCGAGTTCGCGCTCGTGCTGGCCGTGTGCCTGGTGACGCTGGTCGTGTTCGCATTCCTGCGCAGCCCGCGCTCGACGCTGATCCCGAGCGTCGCCGTGCCGGTCTCGCTGATCGGCACCTTCGGCTGCATGTACCTGCTCGGCTACACGCTCGACAGCCTGTCGCTGATGGCGCTGACGATCTCGACGGGATTCGTCGTCGACGACGCGATCGTCGTCCTCGAGAACATCACGCGGCACATCGAGGAAGGCGTCGAGCCGCTGCAGGCCGCGCTCACCGGTGCGAGCGAGATCGGCTTCACGGTGCTGTCGATGAGCGCGTCGCTCGTCGCGGTGTTCCTCCCGATCCTGCTGATGGGCGGAATGGTCGGCCGCCTGTTTCGCGAGTTCGCCGTCGTGCTGTCGATCGCGATCACGATCTCGCTGGTGCTCTCGCTGACGACGACGCCGATGATGTGCGCCGCATTCCTGCGCCGCAGCACGACGAAGCGCCATAACCGGATCTACCGGTTCTTCGAGGCGATCTTCGACGGCATGCACCGCTTTTACGAGAAAACGCTCGGATGGGCGCTCGCGCATGCACCGTTCATTCTCGTGCTGACGCTGGCCACCGTCGTGGCCAACGTGGCGCTCTTCGTCTGGATTCCGAAGGGATTCTTTCCGCAGCAGGACAACGGGCGCCTGACCGGCACCATCCAGGCCTCGCAGGACAGTTCCTTCCAGGCGATGCGCGATCGCCTCTCCCAGGTCGTCGACGTGATCCGGCGCGACCCTGCCGTGGAGAACGTCCTCGGCTTCACGGGCGGCGGAGGCGGCTCGGCGCGCAACAGCGCAAGGCTGTTCGTCGCGCTCAAGCCCGCTTCCGAGCGCTCGCTGACCGCCGACGAGGTCATCGGCCGTCTTCGCGGACCCCTGTCGAAGATCCCCGGTGCTCCAACCTATATGCAGGCGGTGCAGGACCTGCGCGTGGGCGGACGGATCAGCAACGGCCAGTTCCAGTACACGCTGCAGGGCGAGAAGGTCAGCGACCTGGTCGAGTGGGCACCGAAGCTCGTGCGGGCGCTGCGCGAAACGCCGGGAATCGTGGACGTGAGCAGCGACCAGCAGGATGCGGGACTCGAAGCGACGCTCGCGATCGACCGGCCCACCGCGTCGCGACTCGGCCTCACCCCTTTGACGATCGACGACGCATTGTACGACGCATTCGGCCAGCGCCAGGTCTCGATCCTGTACACCCCTCTCAACCAGTACCACGTCGTGATGGAGGTCGATCCGCGCTTCTGGCAGGACCCCGGCACCCTGTCGCGTGTCTACGTGAGCTCGCCGTCCGGGGACCAGGTGCCGCTGTCGGCCTTCGCGCGCTTCGAGCCCTCGGCCACCACGTTGTCGGTCAGCCACCAGGGACAGTTCCCGGCCGTGACGGTATCGTTCAACCTCCTGCCCGGAATGGCGATCAGCCAGGGCGTCGATGCGCTCGAGGCGGCCGCAAGCCGGATCGGTATGCCGCCGACGATCCACGGCAACTTCCAGGGCACGGCGCAGGCGTTCCAGGCGTCGGCGTCGAGCACGCCGCTGCTGATCCTGGCCGCGCTGCTGACGGTCTACATCGTGCTCGGCGTGCTCTACGAGAGCTACGTCCATCCCATCACGATCCTGTCGACGCTTCCGTCCGCGGGAATCGGCGCGATCGTCGCACTTTTGCTGTCGGGCCTCGACCTGAGCGTGATCGCGATGATCGGGATCCTGCTGCTGATCGGGATCGTCAAGAAGAATGCGATCATGATGATCGACTTCGCGCTGGAGGCGGAGCGCAAGCGCGGGCGCAAACCGGACGTCGCGATCTACGAAGCCTGCCTTCTGCGCTTCCGCCCGATCATGATGACGACGTCGGCGGCGCTGCTGGGCGCGCTGCCGCTCGCGCTCGACAGGGGCGTCGGTTCGGAGCTTCGCCGGCCCCTCGGCATCGCGATCGTCGGAGGACTCATCGTCAGCCAGGCGCTGACGCTGTACACGACTCCGGTCGTCTATCTCTATCTCGAGCGCCTTCGCCTGTGGACGCGGCGTCACGTGCTCGGCGGGCGGCGACGCCACGCCGCGCCGGAGGCGGTGTAA